Part of the Tenacibaculum sp. SZ-18 genome, TGCTGTTACAACTTCTTGTTGTACACCTTTAACCTCATTCCCAAAAACAACAGCATATTTTTCTTCTTTTGAAACAGAAAGCTCATCAAGCATTGTGCTATTATCAGCCTGTTCAATAGAAAATACTTTCACACCTTCTTCTTTAAGTTTATGAATTAAAGATATCGTGTCTTCCACATATTCCCAATTTACAGATTCGGTTGCACCTAAAGCTGTTTTGTGAATTTCTTTATTTGGTGGTGTGGCTGTAATTCCACATAAATAGATCTTCTCAATTAAAAAAGCGTCTGAAGTTCTAAAGACAGAACCTACATTATTTAAGCTTCTAATATTATCAAGTACAACAATTATCGGTGTTTTTTCTGCTTCTTTAAACTCATCTACTGAAATTCTTCCTAATTCGTTATTTTTTAATTTACGCATAGTTTTAGTAAGCTTTTACGTCATTGAGAATAAAATGAAGCAATCTGTAAATTCAGAATCTAATCAAAAAATAGAGATTACTCCATCATTCTTCTTCGTAATGACGATTGAAAACGTCATTACAAATAGAGTAAAACAAAATGAAAAAATCTGTTTCTTCTGAACTAAATTCAGAATCTAATCGAAAATAGAGATTACTCCATCATTCTTCTTCGTAATGACCGTTTTATTATATATGAGAATAGTTTTCTTGATTCGGCTGTAACTAAATATACATAATTGTTAATTGATAACTGATAATTGCAAACTGTTCCCTAATGACTTTTTTCTATCTTCGCAAAACTAACTTAAAATCTATAAACTTGGCAAAAACAAAGGCAAAAAAGGTGACTCCATTAATGCAACAGTATAACGGAATTAAAGCAAAATATCCGGATGCGATGTTGCTATTTCGCGTGGGTGATTTTTATGAAACCTTTGGAGAAGATGCTATAAAAGCATCAGAAGTTTTAGGAATTGTTTTAACCAAAAGAGGAAATGGAAGTGAAAGTGAAACGGCTTTAGCTGGTTTTCCGCATCATTCTTTAAATACCTATTTGCCGAAGTTAGTAAAAGCAGGACATCGTGTTGCTATTTGTGATCAATTAGAAGATCCAAAAATGACTAAGAAAATTGTAAAACGTGGTGTTACCGAATTGGTAACTCCAGGAGTTTCATTAAACGATGAAGTTTTACAATCGAAAACCAATAATTTCCTAGCAGCTATTCATTTTGATAAGAAGCAAATTGGTGTTTCTTTCCTTGATGTTTCAACAGGAGAATTTTTAGTTGCGCAAGGAAATGAATCTTACATTGATAAATTATTACAAAACTTTTCGCCAAGTGAAGTGTTAGTTCAAAAACAATATAAACAGCGTTTTCTTGAACAATTTACTAATCGTTTTCACACATTTTATTTAGAAGATTGGGTTTTTCAAAAAGACTACGGTTATGAAACTTTAACTTCACATTTTAAAGTAAAAAACTTAAAAGGATTTGGTGTTGAAGATATTACTTATGGCGTCGTAGCTGCTGGTGCTGTGATGTATTATTTATCGGAAACACAGCATAACAGAATTGAACACATTCAAAGAATTAATAGAATTGCTGAAGACAATTACATTTGGATGGATCGTTTTACAGTACGTAATTTAGAATTGTACGGTGGAAATTCTGTAAACTCCGTTTCGCTACTAGATGTTATTGATAAAACGATTTCTCCAATGGGAGGACGTTTATTAAAACGTTGGTTGGCTTTACCACTTAAAAATTTGGAACAAATAAAAGATCGTCACGAATTGGTAAAATTCTTAATTGACAGTGATGATTTCTTTGAAACTGTATCGTATCAATTAAAACAGATTTCTGATATCGAACGATTGGTTTCTAAAGTAGCCACAGGAAAAGTATCACCAAGAGAAGTTGTGTTACTTAAGAATTCTTTAAAAGCTATTTTACCAATTAAAACTGCTGCAGAAAACACTAAAAATACCGCAGTTAAAATCCTTGGAAATCAATTACACAATTGTGAGGATTTAATTGAAAAAATAAACACTACTGTTTTTGAAGATGCTCCTGTAAATATTAATAAAGGAAATGCAATTGCTAGTGGAGTTTCAGAAGAATTGGATGAGCTTAGAAGTATCGCAAATTCTGGAAAAGAATATCTAGATAATATGTTGGCTCGTGAAACGGAAAGAACAGGAATTCCAACATTAAAAATTGCCTTTAATAATGTTTTTGGTTACTATATAGAAGTAAGAAATACACATAAAGATAAGGTTCCTGAAGAGTGGATTAGAAAGCAAACGTTAGTAAACGCAGAACGTTACATCACTGAAGAACTAAAAGAATACGAAACAAAAATTCTAGGAGCTGAAGAAAAAATTCAGGCTTTGGAAGTTGAATTGTTTGGGAAACTGGTACAATATATTATTGACTTTGTTCAGCCAATTCAAGAAAATGCACAAACTATTGCTAAAATAGATTGTTTATTATCATTTGCTAAACTGGCAATTGATAATAATTATGTTCGACCAACAGTTGATGAAACAACAGATATTGAAATTAAAAATGGTCGTCATCCTGTAATTGAAAAACAACTTCCAATTGGTGAAGAATATATTGCAAATGATGTGGTTTTAAATCGTAGTCAGCAACAAATTATAATGATTACCGGACCAAACATGTCTGGTAAATCGGCAATTCTTCGTCAAACTGCGTTAATTGTTTTATTAGCTCAAATGGGAAGTTATGTTCCCGCACAGCAAGCTCGAATTGGAATTATAGATAAAATATTTACCAGAGTTGGTGCCAGTGATAATATATCAATGGGAGAATCTACATTCATGGTAGAAATGAATGAAACGGCTTCTATTTTAAATAACATCTCAGATCGTAGTTTAGTTTTATTAGATGAAATTGGTCGTGGTACTTCTACCTATGACGGAATTTCAATTGCTTGGGCCATAGCAGAATATTTACATGAGCACCCAGCAAAAGCTAAAACTTTATTTGCAACGCATTATCATGAGTTAAATGAAATGACAACAACTTTTGAGCGAGTAAAAAACTTTAATGTTTCTGTTAAAGAGCTTAAAGACAGCATTATTTTCTTACGTAAATTGGTAACTGGTGGAAGTAATCATAGTTTTGGAATTCATGTAGCAAAACTTGCAGGAATGCCAAATCAGGTTATTCACAGAGCCAATAAAATTTTAAAACAATTAGAAGAGAGTCATTCACATAAAGAAGTTGAAAAGACTTTAAAAGATGTTCAAAATCAAGAAATGCAAATGAGTTTCTTTCAATTAGATGATCCTTTATTAGAAGACATTAGAGAAGAAATTCTATCTACAAATATTGACACGTTAACGCCAATTGAAGCGTTAATGAAATTGAATGAAATTAAGAGAATGTTGGTGAAGAAGTAGTTTATTTTAAATTACTAATCCAAAATCTTTTAACTGATTTAAATTAGATATTTGATTATCTAAAGGAGCTTGTTTTCTATTAATTTGAATAGACTTCCAACCTATTTCTTTCGCTCCTTTAATATCTGCTTTTAAAGAATCACCAATCATAAGAATATC contains:
- a CDS encoding RNA methyltransferase → MRKLKNNELGRISVDEFKEAEKTPIIVVLDNIRSLNNVGSVFRTSDAFLIEKIYLCGITATPPNKEIHKTALGATESVNWEYVEDTISLIHKLKEEGVKVFSIEQADNSTMLDELSVSKEEKYAVVFGNEVKGVQQEVVTASDNCIEIPQLGTKHSLNISVSCGVVLWDLFVKLRE
- the mutS gene encoding DNA mismatch repair protein MutS → MAKTKAKKVTPLMQQYNGIKAKYPDAMLLFRVGDFYETFGEDAIKASEVLGIVLTKRGNGSESETALAGFPHHSLNTYLPKLVKAGHRVAICDQLEDPKMTKKIVKRGVTELVTPGVSLNDEVLQSKTNNFLAAIHFDKKQIGVSFLDVSTGEFLVAQGNESYIDKLLQNFSPSEVLVQKQYKQRFLEQFTNRFHTFYLEDWVFQKDYGYETLTSHFKVKNLKGFGVEDITYGVVAAGAVMYYLSETQHNRIEHIQRINRIAEDNYIWMDRFTVRNLELYGGNSVNSVSLLDVIDKTISPMGGRLLKRWLALPLKNLEQIKDRHELVKFLIDSDDFFETVSYQLKQISDIERLVSKVATGKVSPREVVLLKNSLKAILPIKTAAENTKNTAVKILGNQLHNCEDLIEKINTTVFEDAPVNINKGNAIASGVSEELDELRSIANSGKEYLDNMLARETERTGIPTLKIAFNNVFGYYIEVRNTHKDKVPEEWIRKQTLVNAERYITEELKEYETKILGAEEKIQALEVELFGKLVQYIIDFVQPIQENAQTIAKIDCLLSFAKLAIDNNYVRPTVDETTDIEIKNGRHPVIEKQLPIGEEYIANDVVLNRSQQQIIMITGPNMSGKSAILRQTALIVLLAQMGSYVPAQQARIGIIDKIFTRVGASDNISMGESTFMVEMNETASILNNISDRSLVLLDEIGRGTSTYDGISIAWAIAEYLHEHPAKAKTLFATHYHELNEMTTTFERVKNFNVSVKELKDSIIFLRKLVTGGSNHSFGIHVAKLAGMPNQVIHRANKILKQLEESHSHKEVEKTLKDVQNQEMQMSFFQLDDPLLEDIREEILSTNIDTLTPIEALMKLNEIKRMLVKK